CCGTGGACCTTTTTTATCAGTTCAATCCGGTTCGCCGTTCAGGCGCTGGTCGGCAATAGTTCTCTTGTGACGAAGATCTATTTCCCCCGCGCGGTTTTGGTCTTTGCCTCCATTTTGGCTTGCCTGTTCGATTTCAGCGTGGCCCTGGTGGTCGCGGTTATTCTTCTCGCGGTCTTTCAGGTGGGGGTCAGCATCTATCTTTTGTGGGTGCCCCTGCTGGTGCTCCTTTTGATCCTTTACACCATCGGCCTGGGGCTTATTTTATCCTCCGCCAATCTTTTTTACCGGGATGTCAAATATGTGGTTGAGATCCTGCTCATGTTCGGGATTTTCTTTACCCCGGTCTTTTATAACTCCGATGCGTTCGGCCGGTGGGAACCGCTCATGCTGATCAACCCCCTGGGAAGCATTTTGGAAGCCCTCAGGAGCGCTGTCGTGCTGCACCAGATGCCGGACATTTTTTGGCTTAATTACGCGGTCGTCACGTCCTTGGCGGCGTTTTGGTTCGGGATGTATGTGTTCCATAAAAAGGAGCCGCTGTTCGCGGAGAATATCTAATCCCGGTTGTTTCAAAGAGGTTGAAGAAATCCGTAAAATGATCACGGGATCATGAAATATTTACGAAGCCTTATATAATTCGCAACTCATCGAACTCGTTAACAGGAGAACTCCTTTATGAACGCTATCGAATTCACCAATGTTTGGAAGAAGTTTAGAAAAGGGGAGAAGTTCAATTCTCTTCGCGACGCCATCCCGAATCTTTTTAAAAGGGAGGACAGCAGTCTGACCCTTGAGGACAAAGAATTCTGGGCGGTCAAGGATGTGAGCTTCAACATTGAAAAGGGCGGCGTCATCGGCATTATGGGTCCCAACGGTTCCGGGAAAAGCACGACCCTCAAGCTGCTCTCCCGCATCATGGAGCCCAACAAAGGGGACATTAAGATCAACGGCCGGCTTTCGGCCCTGATCGAGGTCACCGCCGGGTTCCATCCCGAACTGACCGGCCGGGAAAACGTTTACCTCAATGCCACCATCCTGGGGATGCGCAAGAAGGAGATTGACGATAAATTCGATGAGATCGTGGAGTTCTCGGGCGTCGGAGAATTCATTGATACGCCGGTCAAACGGTATTCCTCGGGGATGTATTCACGGCTCGGGTTCTCGGTGGCGGCGCACATGGAACCGGACATCCTTTTGGTCGATGAAGTTTTGTCGGTCGGGGATATCGCGTTCCAGGCCAAATGCGCCCAGAAAATCCGCGAACTTTTAAAGTCCGGGGCCACGATCGTGCTCGTTTCCCATCAGTTAGGCATGATCCAGAGCCTGTGTGACCGGGTCATCTTATTGCAGAACGGGGCAGTAGTCCGCGACGGGGCCGTCGGCGATGTGATCCCGCTGTATCAGAACATTGTGCTTGAAAACAGGGAAAAGGAGTTGAGGCACCGCATGAATGTCTTGAACAAACAGTTGAAAGACGACGCGCGGCCTTTGATGGACATCACGGAAGTCCATTTCTCTAAAGGGGCGCCCGGCCATAAAGACACGTTCGATATCGGCGATTCCCTGGAGTTGACACTGGAATACGCGGTGAGAGAGCAGATCGACAGCCCGATATTTATCGTGGACCTTGTCAGGTCCGATGGTGTTGTGTGCAGTCACGCGCGCTCTGATGAGGCGGGAGCCAATCCCGGCATTCTTGACGGCCGGGGGCGGCTGAAGATTGATCTGGGGAAATTATACCTGGCCCCGGGAGTTTACATGGCCAAACTTTCGGTATGGGACAGAAATTTGATCCACACCTATGTGGTCCGCAGCAAGGACATCCTTAGGATTGCGTCGAACAACCGCCACAGTCAGACGGACGCGGTTCTCTTGCCGGAGATTAAATGGGAATTTAGCGGATAACAGGGAATGACAGGGTTGCCGGAAAGCCATGACACATGGATCGTGAGCGCACCCGTCCCGGCCACCCGTCTTCTGACATGGTTGCCGCGCGCTCAATTCCCCCGAAAACCTCAATCCCCCTGCCGGGTCCCGTTGGATGCAGAGGCCTTCCCACCCCGTTTCTTTGGCTTCGAGAAATTAGTTTGCCTTATTGCAATCACAGGAGAAACCCGGGCATGAGGCCCTTTGCGCGTTTTGAAGATTGTCTCATTTTCTTTCAGAAGATAAGCTGGCGAAAATCTTTTGCCTTTATTTTTTTGGCCATCCAGGTGGCCCTAATTGTTCTTGCCAGGTTCGGCGAAGATCGGTATTTCTGCTGGGCCCCGCACGACATGCAGACGGAATATGAACTTGCGGTGAATGTCAACGGGCGAGAGCTGGATGGCCGGGAAATATCGCGGCGGTTCCGGTTGGGAAAAACGGGGCGCGACCCGCGTGCGGCCGGCAACGTCAAGGCCGTTGTCATCCAGCATTGCCGGACCTATGGAAGGAATGATGAAGTGCTTGTGGCCATGGACTATACGATTAACGGAAGGCGCATGGAGCCCTGGAAATGGCGGCACATCCCGCAGAAAAAATGAAAACGGTGTTTGAAACGGTAAACCCGTTCGGGTGCCGGTCGGAATCCTTGCCGGTAAACCTTGTCCTGATGGTCAAGCTCATCGCGGTCGGCCTTTTGATGAAAGGGTATCTCTTCGACCTGTCCGACCATTTTTTGCCGTATTGGCCGGTCTTTGACGGCATGGGGCCGCCGGGAGTTTTCAGGTTTGTTCTGCAGTTTTTCTTTCTCCTCGGGACGGGGGGGATTTTGTTCAGCCGCGCGATACGCACAGGCTGCCTCATTTTAGGGCTGGTTATGCTGACAACGGTCTTGTCCTCGCGGACGGCTTATTCCAACGTCAAATTTTTTTGCAGTTGTTTGCTTTTGCTGACGGCCCTGGCGGATCCCAAGAACCCTCTGCTGGTGTTGCGCTGTCAAATGGCGATTGTTTATTTGGGGGCCTGGGTCAACAAGATATTTGACGCCGATTGGCGTTCCGGCCAGTATTTTGAGCATTGGATGAGCGCGATCATAAAAAGAGAAACTTATATCCAGGCCGCCGCGCTATTGCCTCCCATGGTCCTGTCCAAAATGATGGGCTGGATGACGATTGTTATCGAGGCGTTCCTGTCCGCCGGTTTTTTGTTGAGACCTTTGCGCGGTTTGACAATATTCACCGGGATCTATTTTCATTCAATGGCGTTTCTTCTGGCCTGGCAGGATTTTTACGTTTTCACGATCGCGACACTGTCCTCATATTTGATCTTGGTCCCTTGGCCGGACCGGTTGACCATACGGTTCAATCCTCAGCGCCGGCTTCACCGTGCAATAAAAGCCGTCATTGAGAAAGTGGATTGCGATCAACGGGCGGCATGGATCCCTGAACAGGGCCGATTGCAGGTGAACGTGTTTGATGGTCATTATCAGGGGTTTTTGGCTTTTAAGAGGATCGTTCTATACTCGCCGTTTTTTTATTTTCTGTACGTGTTCATCCTGGGTTTGCCGAATGAGAGCTTTCTCTGGGTAAAACTGAAAACGGTCCAGCTGGCTCTGGTCATCTTCTTCCCATGGATGGAAATCATCGCATGGCTGAAAGGCGCCCCTGGCGCCGGCGGATTGGCGGAGAGGAGACCCGGATGATCCCTTATGATGTGGAGGTGGACTGGCTGATCACGGAGGTGTGCAATTTTGATTGTCCGTTTTGCTGGCTGCAAAAGCGACCCAAAAGCGACCGTTACCTCGGCCGCAAGGACACGCAGGAACTGCTGGAAGGGTTCAATAACAAGGGAGTGACCTGGCTCGTCCATATGACGGGAGGGGAGCCGTTCTTTTTTCCAAACTTCCTGGAGTTGTGCCGGGGACTGACCGAGCGCCACTATATCAGCATCAACACCAACTTGTCGCACAAGAATGTCCTGCGCTTTGCGGAGACCGTCGATCC
The sequence above is a segment of the Candidatus Omnitrophota bacterium genome. Coding sequences within it:
- a CDS encoding ABC transporter permease, encoding MFKAIKGIFQYRDLLVMLTMRDLRVRYKQAAMGFLWAVFMPIVAVCAGILIKKAMAVVSQKPLEIQGIISIIVKTLPWTFFISSIRFAVQALVGNSSLVTKIYFPRAVLVFASILACLFDFSVALVVAVILLAVFQVGVSIYLLWVPLLVLLLILYTIGLGLILSSANLFYRDVKYVVEILLMFGIFFTPVFYNSDAFGRWEPLMLINPLGSILEALRSAVVLHQMPDIFWLNYAVVTSLAAFWFGMYVFHKKEPLFAENI
- a CDS encoding ABC transporter ATP-binding protein, which gives rise to MNAIEFTNVWKKFRKGEKFNSLRDAIPNLFKREDSSLTLEDKEFWAVKDVSFNIEKGGVIGIMGPNGSGKSTTLKLLSRIMEPNKGDIKINGRLSALIEVTAGFHPELTGRENVYLNATILGMRKKEIDDKFDEIVEFSGVGEFIDTPVKRYSSGMYSRLGFSVAAHMEPDILLVDEVLSVGDIAFQAKCAQKIRELLKSGATIVLVSHQLGMIQSLCDRVILLQNGAVVRDGAVGDVIPLYQNIVLENREKELRHRMNVLNKQLKDDARPLMDITEVHFSKGAPGHKDTFDIGDSLELTLEYAVREQIDSPIFIVDLVRSDGVVCSHARSDEAGANPGILDGRGRLKIDLGKLYLAPGVYMAKLSVWDRNLIHTYVVRSKDILRIASNNRHSQTDAVLLPEIKWEFSG